From a single Phragmites australis chromosome 7, lpPhrAust1.1, whole genome shotgun sequence genomic region:
- the LOC133924171 gene encoding uncharacterized protein LOC133924171, whose product MAVSGEKRPPPPTPASGGMATKVILALSVFLSALLYKQIQSPPPKIPGSPGGPPVTAPRTRLSDGRHLAYLESGVPKEKAKHKIIFVHGFDSCKYDALLISTELAQELGIYLLSFDRPGYAESDPHPARTEKSIALDIAELADNLQLGPKFHLIGFSMGGEIMWSCLKYIPHRLLGVAILGPVGNYWWSGLPSNVSWDAWYQQLPQDQWAVWVSHHLPWLTYWWNSQKLFPSSSVIAYNPALLSEEDKLIIPKFAYRTYMPQIRQQGEHECLHRDMKVGFGKWSWSPLQLENPFATDGQGKVHLWHGAEDLIVPVSLSRYISEKLPWVVYHELPRSGHLFPIADGMGDVIVRSLLLGDDDQ is encoded by the exons ATGGCCGTGTCCGGCGAGAAgcggcctccgccgccgacccCGGCCTCCGGTG GTATGGCGACGAAGGTTATCCTAGCTCTGTCTGTGTTCTTATCGGCGCTGCTGTACAAGCAGATTCAGTCGCCGCCACCAaagatccccggctcgccgggcGGCCCTCCGGTCACGGCACCCAGAACAAGGCTCAGTGACGGCAGGCACTTGGCTTACCTTGAATCCGGCGTCCCCAAGGAGAAGGCCAAGCACAAGATCATCTTTGTTCATGGATTCGACTCCTGCAAATACGACGCGCTCCTGATTTCCACG GAGCTGGCACAAGAGCTGGGCATCTACCTGCTCTCCTTCGACCGGCCCGGCTACGCCGAGAGCGACCCGCACCCGGCCCGGACGGAGAAGAGCATCGCCCTTGACATCGCGGAGCTCGCCGACAACTTGCAGCTGGGGCCCAAGTTCCATCTCATCGGCTTCTCCATGGGCGGCGAGATCATGTGGAGCTGCCTCAAGTACATCCCACACAG GCTCTTAGGAGTGGCCATTCTTGGCCCGGTGGGCAACTACTGGTGGTCCGGCTTGCCGTCGAACGTGTCGTGGGACGCCTGGTACCAGCAGCTCCCACAGGATCAGTGGGCAGTTTGGGTCTCCCATCATTTGCCCTGGCTGACCTACTGGTGGAACAGCCAGAAGCTCTTCCCGTCCTCCAGCGTCATCGCCTACAATCCGGCTCTCCTATCTGAAGAAGACAAGCTGATCATCCCAAAGTTCGCCTACAGAACTTACATG CCGCAGATCAGGCAGCAGGGGGAGCACGAGTGCCTGCACCGCGACATGAAGGTCGGGTTCGGGAAGTGGAGCTGGAGCCCCCTGCAGCTGGAGAACCCGTTCGCCACCGACGGCCAGGGGAAGGTGCATTTGTGGCACGGCGCCGAGGACCTCATCGTGCCTGTCAGTCTGTCGAGGTACATCAGCGAGAAGCTGCCGTGGGTCGTCTACCACGAGCTTCCCAGGTCCGGCCATCTCTTCCCGATCGCCGACGGGATGGGCGACGTCATTGTCAGGTCCCTGCTGCTCGGAGATGATGATCAGTGA